In Cydia pomonella isolate Wapato2018A chromosome 1, ilCydPomo1, whole genome shotgun sequence, one genomic interval encodes:
- the LOC133519854 gene encoding band 7 protein AGAP004871 isoform X1, which translates to MIEMSSRQNLYPTITATNDDNDSESKTCGKILVALSWVLVVMTMPISLLICFKVVQEYERAVIFRLGRLLSGGAKGPGIFFILPCIDTYARVDLRTRTYDIPPQEVLTKDSVTVSVDAVVYYRVHNATISIANVENAHHSTRLLAQTTLRNTMGTRPLHEILSERETISGNMQISLDEATEAWGIKVERVEIKDVRLPVQLQRAMAAEAEAAREARAKVIAAEGEQKASRALREASEVIGDSPAALQLRYLQTLNTISAEKNSTIVFPLPIDLLTYFMKAKEETM; encoded by the exons ATGATAGAAATGTCCAGCAGACAAAATTTGTATCCGACAATCACTGCAA CCAATGACGACAATGATTCAGAAAGTAAGACGTGTGGCAAGATCTTGGTTGCTCTGTCATGGGTACTGGTAGTCATGACTATGCCTATATCTCTCCTCATCTGCTTCAAG GTCGTCCAAGAATATGAGAGAGCCGTCATCTTTCGGCTCGGCCGGCTACTGTCTGGAGGCGCAAAAGGGCCGG GTATATTCTTCATTCTGCCCTGTATCGACACATACGCGCGAGTGGATTTGCGAACACGAACATACGACATTCCACCACAGGAG GTACTAACTAAGGATTCCGTAACGGTATCAGTGGACGCGGTGGTCTATTACCGCGTCCATAATGCCACCATATCCATAGCCAACGTTGAAAACGCTCACCACTCCACACG GCTCCTGGCACAGACGACTCTTCGGAACACGATGGGAACCCGCCCGCTGCACGAGATCCTCAGCGAGCGCGAAACTATATCTGGGAACATGCAGATTTCTTTGGACGAGGCCACGGAGGCTTGGGGCATCAAGGTCGAACGCGTTGAGAT CAAGGACGTCCGCCTGCCAGTGCAGCTGCAGCGAGCCATGGCTGCAGAGGCCGAGGCCGCTCGCGAGGCCCGCGCCAAGGTCATCGCGGCCGAGGGCGAGCAGAAGGCCTCGCGGGCGCTGCGGGAGGCCTCTGAAGTCATTGGAGACAGTCCAGCTGCTCTCCAGCTTCGGTATCTGCAG ACCTTGAACACAATTTCAGCGGAGAAAAACTCGACGATAGTATTCCCTCTTCCCATCGACCTTTTAACATACTTTATGAAGGCAAAAGAAGAAACAATGTAA
- the LOC133519854 gene encoding band 7 protein AGAP004871 isoform X2 yields MTMPISLLICFKVVQEYERAVIFRLGRLLSGGAKGPGIFFILPCIDTYARVDLRTRTYDIPPQEVLTKDSVTVSVDAVVYYRVHNATISIANVENAHHSTRLLAQTTLRNTMGTRPLHEILSERETISGNMQISLDEATEAWGIKVERVEIKDVRLPVQLQRAMAAEAEAAREARAKVIAAEGEQKASRALREASEVIGDSPAALQLRYLQTLNTISAEKNSTIVFPLPIDLLTYFMKAKEETM; encoded by the exons ATGACTATGCCTATATCTCTCCTCATCTGCTTCAAG GTCGTCCAAGAATATGAGAGAGCCGTCATCTTTCGGCTCGGCCGGCTACTGTCTGGAGGCGCAAAAGGGCCGG GTATATTCTTCATTCTGCCCTGTATCGACACATACGCGCGAGTGGATTTGCGAACACGAACATACGACATTCCACCACAGGAG GTACTAACTAAGGATTCCGTAACGGTATCAGTGGACGCGGTGGTCTATTACCGCGTCCATAATGCCACCATATCCATAGCCAACGTTGAAAACGCTCACCACTCCACACG GCTCCTGGCACAGACGACTCTTCGGAACACGATGGGAACCCGCCCGCTGCACGAGATCCTCAGCGAGCGCGAAACTATATCTGGGAACATGCAGATTTCTTTGGACGAGGCCACGGAGGCTTGGGGCATCAAGGTCGAACGCGTTGAGAT CAAGGACGTCCGCCTGCCAGTGCAGCTGCAGCGAGCCATGGCTGCAGAGGCCGAGGCCGCTCGCGAGGCCCGCGCCAAGGTCATCGCGGCCGAGGGCGAGCAGAAGGCCTCGCGGGCGCTGCGGGAGGCCTCTGAAGTCATTGGAGACAGTCCAGCTGCTCTCCAGCTTCGGTATCTGCAG ACCTTGAACACAATTTCAGCGGAGAAAAACTCGACGATAGTATTCCCTCTTCCCATCGACCTTTTAACATACTTTATGAAGGCAAAAGAAGAAACAATGTAA
- the LOC133520051 gene encoding uncharacterized protein LOC133520051: protein MRDVVVELVKFESKYDFLEFLDDKTDFVKLYTDGSKTKDRTSFAFFDSFLNIGKVFECSSYFSVFSAEVLGIIYALEHIRNYYITKNKFLILSDSMSALQALKSKCVSASVNYLIYKLRSCLSSLLNRNITVEFCWVPGHSGIFGNELVDKLAKSTEDIQVCDLKVPQSDLVPFVKELMIRRWNNSWSKSKEVKGKWLAEIVPAPSSKSWFEYQRKYVERAFITTICRLRIGHARFPAHLFRLELSDSAVCAHCNFDVCDLEHIFFHCPSFNLQRLLFVAMCMDTGLQVLPNSVQGLMKYPQLYPVIYQFVTHTIGSL from the coding sequence atgcGAGACGTGGTTGTTGAACTGGTCAAATTTGAATCGAAATATGACTTTTTGGAGTTTCTTGATGATAAGACTGATTTTGTTAAGTTATATACTGACGGCTCTAAAACTAAAGATAGGACCAGTTTTGCATTTTTTGACTCTTTTTTGAACATAGGAAAAGTTTTTGAATGTAGTAGTTATTTTTCAGTATTTTCGGCTGAAGTATTAGGCATAATTTATGCTTTAGAACATAttcgtaattattatataactaaaaataagtttttgattcTATCTGATTCGATGAGCGCTTTACAAGCGCTTAAAAGTAAATGTGTAAGTGCAtctgtaaattatttaatttataagttgAGAAGTTGTTTAAGTTCTTTGTTGAATAGAAATATTACTGTTGAATTTTGCTGGGTTCCGGGACATTCAGGAATTTTTGGCAACGAACTAGTAGACAAGCTTGCCAAATCTACAGAAGATATACAAGTTTGTGATTTAAAAGTACCTCAATCCGATTTAGTACCTTTTGTTAAAGAACTTATGATTAGACGTTGGAATAACTCATGGTCTAAATCCAAAGAAGTCAAAGGGAAATGGCTTGCAGAAATAGTCCCGGCACCCAGCTCCAAGTCGTGGTTTGAATACCAAAGAAAATATGtagaaagggcatttattacaACTATATGTAGATTGCGCATTGGTCATGCTCGTTTTCCCGCACATCTTTTTAGATTAGAGCTAAGTGATTCTGCTGTTTGTGCACATTGTAATTTTGATGTATGTGAtcttgaacatatttttttccattgtCCTTCATTTAATTTACAAAGGTTATTGTTTGTTGCTATGTGTATGGATACTGGTTTGCAAGTTCTGCCAAATTCAGTACAGGGCCTTATGAAATATCCACAATTATATCctgtaatctatcaatttgttaCTCATACTATAGGtagtttgtaa
- the LOC133519974 gene encoding LETM1 domain-containing protein 1 → MPLHRVVTLSRLVTQCSRSSSLLLCKTQQSYSCRFITLENPKHGNQFKNEKLRTYIVERYIQYVKGYTKVLETRFPRAMQMYRVFSVGIKDFLKDLKTYIGLRIKVAREQGFSNMSRQDIELYQKMPSDMLRIAPVLILSAIPFGNYVIFPLAFLKPRTLLCSHFWSIQQRAEFTTQELTERLRNNKPVFRALQAKLDSIPDSDLKDKWARVIGLLGSGVHPTALEILACKELFEKEPYSLNSLTYTHTGHLLKMYGQRRGILRVSKLKHKAFMLLQLDQAILREGGVDELPTESLRYACHLRGLNSSHLTNKDMRKWLEKWLSISQHVDKSTYSLLLHCPILLAYNHPQNWMLIY, encoded by the exons ATGCCTTTACATAGGGTTGTGACGTTATCGAGGTTGGTTACTCAATGCAGCCGGTCCAGCTCACTTTTGTTGTGTAAAACCCAACAATCCTACAGTTGCAG ATTCATCACTCTAGAGAACCCAAAACATGGCAACCAATTCAAAAATGAGAAATTACGAACATACATTGTCGAACGATACATCCAATATGTCAAAGGTTACACTAAAGTGCTGGAAACCAGATTTCCGAGAGCCATGCAAATGTACAGAGTATTCAGCGTTGGCATTAAGGATTTCCTGAAAGATTTGAAGACATATATTGGTTTACGGATTAAAGTGGCTAGGGAGCAGGGCTTCAGCAATATGAGTCGGCAGGATATTGAACTGTACCAGAAAATGCCTTCAGACATGCTGCGGATAGCACCGGTGTTGATATTGTCCGCCATACCTTTTGGGAACTATGTGATATTTCCTTTagc CTTTCTCAAACCAAGAACACTTCTCTGCTCACACTTCTGGTCGATCCAGCAACGCGCCGAATTCACCACACAGGAGTTGACAGAACGACTCAGAAACAACAAGCCTGTATTCAGAGCACTGCAGGCAAAATTGGACTCTATCCCTGACAGCGATTTGAAGGATAAATGGGCGAGGGTTATTGGGCTGTTAGGATCGGGAGTCCATCCGACGGCGCTAGAGATTCTGGCGTGTAAGGAACTGTTTGAGAAGGAGCCTTATAGTCTGAATAGTTTGACCTATACACACACA GGTCACTTACTAAAAATGTACGGCCAACGGCGCGGTATTCTCCGGGTCTCCAAACTCAAGCACAAAGCGTTCATGCTCCTCCAGCTCGACCAAGCGATCCTCCGCGAAGGAGGCGTCGACGAGCTACCAACCGAATCCTTAAGATACGCCTGCCACTTGCGCGGCCTTAACAGTAGCCATTTGACTAACAAAGACATGAGGAAGTGGTTAGAGAAGTGGCTGTCGATATCGCAACATGTTGATAAAAGTACTTATTCGCTGCTGCTGCACTGTCCTATATTGTTAGCGTATAATCATCCACAGAATTGGATGTTGATATATTAG
- the LOC133520119 gene encoding uncharacterized protein LOC133520119 — translation MLKNLLLSLLFIYLKFITASKPHSKRPQEIWFIECQLGIIKDADCPVDGGWSSWAPWSPCRGPCDSMGVQIRTRQCENPPPSNDGTPCIGHDEETASCFLTDCTVDDYRRLASGNWPRMEAMHQLEIVPAIMERCLLMDCPYEAIEAALIEDNTWGLHPEALWNALQCVKQNMGCLVTGEWGAWGEWSSCSARCGKGKRYRLRRCDSPPPSTARHQCTGNPLENQTCEGDQCAIEEHVMYNVGAAWGEWQPWTLCSETCGLGARRRRRVCEEKSRRQIAGTWGTQCQGQHDELQVCKNSECVLDGGWSGWGIWGPCSRTCGAGRRIRYRTCTRPVPAGGGAPCEGPKTDIDSCHLSPCTTFSHVIAVLNGDSFLNYNFKKKSSTFFHLYIRFLPLSPYGTLVRRGELRNPLVRLSLQKWLVCLDASEITKTCNLHRVCSPSAIEPAVWHNVLVTITNNEVSLRLDDAHISIKSTFSCYPDLANDNMNIFIGEKLHGEIQEVVVNFIPMGLIRPERPRSDFYPASIRNVVFDEGNIEEGFLTLDSDYYLRLPCFQNPVEWQLELTVKPKGVSGTLVFLRDGSKNSWLHLSLQNMRLKLQVSFHGSRTESSGSVNYYPDEWLDIIVMKQRYASSVETTINNGERIYAVLEKKNRFQRKIKTCNFGSFFKTSSTSPIPKAENYSDEDLYKQSENVILPLCDDEFFVGSIPYEYKQVVNDAVSFSGVLALIVVNGEMQDLHKLSMERSRRDGAHLSSRTASVSGFYHEVAWGFSNRLNLTCLHARLGLPLNIAHWLFLDTIIHNLISTKTARSIDDGRVLRLIASADNERLLRGFYTCRSHSKRWTHNIVTYGVLGKVPERLSSPDTITAIALVTTLMLIIGTLAWMFVEALEDIKNGYGYYRDRHLTPEEEAEAICDYIDQNIHLIGSQSAAEIAKARARRKAKKKKEARSKESVAAQEPQGMMEELDSSSCSRESVPAIQSSEDQVPDLFRCEPCYVSSPRHGSNITPRPYLTSSSTETASPRVLCSRLLMSRGIRSKRIRKRVIGSSMQNSKLLTIKSSTFVDQSPARKVLERFQKLKSND, via the coding sequence ATGCTTAAAAACTTACTGCTCTCTCTGctcttcatttatttaaaattcatcACAGCGTCAAAACCACACAGCAAACGTCCGCAAGAAATATGGTTCATCGAGTGTCAATTAGGAATTATAAAAGACGCTGACTGTCCCGTGGATGGAGGCTGGTCGAGCTGGGCTCCCTGGTCCCCGTGCCGCGGTCCCTGCGACAGCATGGGCGTCCAAATCCGCACCAGACAGTGCGAAAACCCGCCCCCCTCCAACGACGGCACTCCTTGTATAGGCCACGATGAAGAAACTGCATCCTGCTTTCTCACTGACTGTACCGTGGATGACTACAGACGCCTCGCTTCCGGCAACTGGCCTCGCATGGAAGCCATGCATCAACTCGAAATAGTCCCCGCAATCATGGAACGATGCTTGCTAATGGACTGCCCATACGAAGCCATAGAGGCTGCTCTCATAGAAGACAACACTTGGGGTCTGCACCCGGAAGCCTTGTGGAACGCACTACAATGTGTCAAACAGAATATGGGCTGTCTAGTGACCGGCGAATGGGGCGCTTGGGGCGAGTGGTCCTCGTGCAGTGCTCGATGCGGGAAAGGCAAACGCTACAGGCTCCGACGCTGCGACTCCCCTCCACCCTCGACGGCGAGACACCAATGTACCGGTAACCCTTTAGAGAATCAGACCTGCGAAGGCGATCAGTGCGCTATAGAGGAACACGTCATGTACAATGTCGGCGCAGCGTGGGGGGAATGGCAGCCGTGGACGCTCTGCTCGGAGACTTGTGGACTCGGGGCGAGGAGACGTCGAAGGGTTTGCGAAGAGAAAAGTAGGCGGCAGATCGCCGGCACGTGGGGAACGCAGTGCCAGGGACAGCACGACGAACTACAAGTCTGTAAGAACTCAGAGTGTGTGCTCGACGGCGGGTGGTCCGGATGGGGCATCTGGGGGCCGTGCTCGCGGACCTGCGGCGCCGGCCGACGGATCCGCTACCGAACCTGCACTCGGCCCGTGCccgccggcggcggcgcgccttGCGAAGGGCCTAAAACTGACATAGACTCCTGCCACCTCAGCCCGTGCACCACTTTCTCACACGTCATCGCTGTCCTAAACGGAGATTCCTTCCTCAACTACAATTTCAAGAAAAAAAGCTCAACTTTTTTCCATTTATACATAAGGTTCTTACCACTGTCCCCTTAtggcaccttggtgcgacgtggCGAGCTACGAAACCCTTTAGTGAGACTAAGTCTTCAAAAGTGGCTAGTTTGTCTAGATGCGAGTGAAATTACAAAAACGTGTAACTTGCATAGAGTATGTTCCCCGTCGGCTATAGAACCGGCAGTTTGGCACAACGTCTTAGTTACTATAACTAACAACGAGGTATCATTAAGACTTGACGATGCTCACATCTCTATCAAAAGCACTTTCTCTTGTTATCCAGACTTAGctaatgataatatgaatatttttataggtGAAAAATTACATGGAGAAATTCAAGAAGTCGTAGTGAATTTTATTCCGATGGGCTTAATTCGACCCGAGCGACCTAGATCGGATTTTTATCCCGCCTCGATTCGTAACGTAGTTTTTGATGAAGGCAACATCGAGGAAGGTTTTCTGACCCTTGATTCCGATTATTATTTGAGACTGCCATGTTTCCAGAACCCGGTTGAATGGCAGTTGGAGCTAACAGTGAAACCTAAAGGAGTATCTGGAACTTTGGTTTTCTTGCGAGATGGAAGTAAGAATAGTTGGTTACATTTGTCTCTGCAGAACATGAGACTAAAGTTACAGGTTAGTTTTCACGGGTCTCGAACAGAAAGCTCCGGATCTGTGAATTACTATCCTGACGAATGGCTGGATATAATAGTAATGAAGCAAAGATATGCTTCGTCAGTGGAAACGACAATAAAtaacggtgaacgcatatacgCTGTTTTAGAAAAGAAAAATAGATTCCAAAGGAAGATCAAAACGTGTAATTTCGGAAGTTTTTTCAAAACAAGTAGTACAAGCCCGATTCCGAAAGCAGAAAATTATTCCGATGAAGATCTTTACAAACAAAGCGAAAATGTAATATTGCCTCTTTGCGACGACGAATTCTTCGTAGGAAGTATACCTTATGAGTACAAACAAGTCGTTAATGATGCCGTATCATTTTCAGGCGTCTTAGCTCTGATTGTTGTAAATGGGGAAATGCAAGATTTACACAAGCTTAGTATGGAGAGAAGCAGGAGAGACGGGGCACATCTGTCCTCACGGACTGCGAGCGTCTCGGGCTTTTACCACGAAGTCGCTTGGGGATTCTCCAACCGACTAAATCTGACATGTCTGCATGCACGATTGGGCTTGCCACTTAACATAGCACATTGGCTATTCCTAGACACAATTATACACAATTTGATCAGTACTAAAACAGCCCGTTCTATTGACGACGGTAGAGTACTAAGGCTTATAGCGTCAGCCGATAATGAGCGGCTTTTGAGAGGTTTTTACACATGCCGCTCGCACAGCAAGCGATGGACACACAACATAGTCACATACGGCGTCCTAGGAAAGGTTCCAGAAAGACTTTCATCTCCTGACACTATCACAGCCATTGCTTTGGTGACAACATTGATGCTTATAATAGGAACTTTAGCATGGATGTTCGTGGAAGCTTTAGAAGACATTAAGAACGGGTATGGATACTATCGCGACCGGCACCTAACTCCTGAAGAGGAAGCCGAGGCTATATGCGATTATATAGACCAGAACATCCACCTGATCGGGTCTCAGAGCGCGGCCGAGATAGCTAAAGCCAGAGCGAGGCGAAAAGCGAAAAAGAAGAAGGAAGCGAGAAGCAAAGAAAGCGTGGCGGCCCAAGAACCTCAAGGTATGATGGAGGAGCTGGATAGCAGTTCTTGTAGCCGCGAGTCGGTGCCAGCTATCCAAAGTTCCGAAGACCAAGTCCCAGATTTGTTCAGATGCGAACCTTGCTATGTCAGCTCTCCAAGACATGGTTCCAACATCACTCCTAGGCCTTACTTGACGTCTTCTTCTACCGAGACGGCGAGCCCACGGGTGTTATGCTCCAGATTATTGATGTCGAGAGGCATTAGGTCGAAGAGAATTAGAAAAAGAGTTATCGGTTCTAGTATGCAGAACTCAAAGTTACTTACTATCAAGTCTTCGACTTTTGTGGATCAGTCTCCTGCGCGAAAGGTGCTAGAGAGGTTTCAGAAACTCAAGAGTAATGATTAG